A genomic window from Pocillopora verrucosa isolate sample1 chromosome 7, ASM3666991v2, whole genome shotgun sequence includes:
- the LOC131785138 gene encoding uncharacterized protein: MAFSAKKRESVVSLQCLSKDFKLTFTARYGIDREEEMEVDSEPVVEIPHKVKLEVSDFRDASFSKSVHFKCSNIERNVIGKVGFLKDFVKSSEDFMKIITLISLHALGKDTKVVEIPHEVKLEVSDFRDASSSKSVHLKSSRTERDVTGKVGFLKDFVKSPEDFMKIITLVSLHALGKDTKGPHLFPGEEVLFVRKDNIDGEAITYEKKSDLAGYMITLYECQQISNFVYQGKFQLMSVLWLLSEFALTKFCKGRE; the protein is encoded by the exons aatcagTCGTCAGCTTGCAGTGCCTTAGTAAG GATTTCAAACTTACATTTACAGCCAGATATGGCATTGACAGGGAAGAAGAAATGGAGGTTGACAGTGAACCTG TGGTAGAAATTCCACATAAAGTAAAACTGGAAGTGAGCGACTTCAGGGATGCCAGCTTCAGTAAGAGTGTTCACTTCAAGTGTTCAAACATTGAGCGCAATGTAATAGGGAAGGTTGGTTTCCTGAAAGATTTTGTGAAGTCCTCAGAGGATTTCATGAAAATTATCACACTCATAAGTCTTCATGCTTTGGGAAAGGATACCAAAG TGGTAGAAATTCCACATGAAGTAAAACTGGAAGTGAGTGACTTCAGGGACGCCAGCTCCAGTAAGAGTGTTCACCTCAAGAGTTCAAGGACTGAGCGTGATGTAACAGGGAAGGTTGGTTTCCTGAAAGATTTTGTGAAGTCCCCAGAGGATTTCATGAAAATTATCACACTCGTAAGTCTTCATGCTTTGGGAAAGGATACCAAAG GTCCTCATTTGTTTCCTGGAGAGGAGGTCCTATTTGTTAGAAAAGATAATATAGATGGAGAGGCAATAACCTACGAGAAGAAGAGTGACCTTGCAGGGTACATGATCACTCTTTATGAATGTCAACAAATAagcaattttgtttatcaaGGAAAATTTCAGCTGATGAGTGTCCTGTGGCTGCTGTCAGAATTTGCTCTTACAAAGTTTTGTAAGGGAAGAGAGTAA